A window of Pararhodobacter sp. genomic DNA:
CAGCGTTTGCCGCAACATGATCGCCAGTTCGGGATTCGCGAAAACCGCGTGAATTCGGTCTTGACAGAATCAACGGCACAAGTTGTATTAAGTGGTATATACCAATTAGACACAACATCGACCGAAACGCCAATCTCAATCGAGGAGGACCCAATGGGCAAGCAAGAAATCGTCGCTAAACCAGAAATCCTGTATGAAGTCCGCGCAATGGGTGGGAACAACCTGCGTTGCAAAGGCTGGAAGCAAGAGAGTATCTTGCGGATGCTCGAAAACAACATGGAAAACGCCGAGCACCCCGAAGAGCTGGTGATCTATGGCGGCATCGGCAAATGCGCCCGCAACTGGGAAAGCTACCACGCCATCGTCAAATCGTTGCAAGAGCTTGAAAACGACGAGACGCTGGTCGTCCAGTCGGGCATGCCCGTGGCGATTTTCCGCACCAACACGCTGGCACCGCGCGTGGTGATGGCAACGACCAACATCATGAAAGCCACCTGGCCGATCTTCTACGACCTGCAGGACAAGAACCTGACGATCTACGCGCAATATACCGCCGCGCCGTGGGAATATATCGGCACGCAGGGCGTCATCCAGGGCACGTTCCAGACCCTCGTCGCGATCGGTGACCAGGCCTTTGGCGGCAGCCTGAAGGGGCGGATCCTGCTGACCGCGGGTATGGGCGGCATGGGCGGCAACCAGCCGCGCGCCATGACCATGCTGGGCGGCGTCTGCATCTGCGCCGACGTCGATGAGGTTGTCGTGAACAACCGCCTCAAGGTGGGCTATTGCGACGTCATCGTGCATGATTTCGACGAGGCCGTGAAGCTGGCCAAGGAAGCCGCTGCCGAGGGTCGTCCGCTGGGTATCGCGCTGATGGGCAACGCTGTTGACGTACTGAAAAAAGCCCGCGACACCGGCTTCATGCCGGACATCATCACCGACATGACCCCGGCGCATGACCCGCTGTCCTATGTCCCCGCCGGCGTCACCGTCGACGAGGCGCGCGAGATGCGCAAGGCGGACCGCGACGGTTACATGAAGCTGGCCGGTGCCTCGATGATCGAGCAGCTCAAGATCATGAACGAGTTCATGGACAAGGGCGTGCAGGTGTTCGAATACGGCAACAGCTTGCGCAAGGAAGCCCGCGATGCGGGTATGCCGGTTGACCAGGCGATGAAGATCCCCGGTTTCGTCGCCGCCTATATCCGCCCCTTGTTCTGCGAAGGCCGTGGGCCGTTCCGCTGGACCTGCATGTCGCGCGACCCCGAGGATCTGGCCAAGCTGGACGATCTGGTCGAAGAAATGTTCGCCGACGACGATCTGGTGCGCAACTGGATCCAGTTGGCCCGCGAGCATATCCCGATCGAAGGCCTGCCTGCCCGCATCTGCTATCTGGGCTTTGGTCAGCGCAAGGCGTTCGGCATGCGCGTCAACGAGATGGTGCGCTCGGGCGAGATCAAGGGGCCGGTGGCCTTCTCGCGCGACAACCTCGACTCGGGCTCGATCGTCAACCCGACGTTTGAATCCGAGCGGATGCTGGACGGGTCGGACCTGATTTCCGACTGGCCCTATCTGAACGCGCTTCTGAACGTGGCTGCCGGTGCCGATCTGGTCGCCATTCAGGAAAACTACTCGATGGGCGAGGCGGTGCACACCGGCGTCACGATGATCGCAGATGGCTCTGCCGAAGCAGACGTGCGTCTGGCGGCTTGCCTGACCACCGACAGCGGCATCGGCGTGGTGCGCCATGCGCAGGCGGGTTACGATATTGCCCGCAAGACCGCCGCGGATCGCTTCGCGAAGGACGGCGTGCAGGTTCCGCTGTGGTGGACCCCCACCGCAACCTTCGGACCCGACAGCGCCTCGGCACCGAAGAAGAAGAACGCGTAACACGGCTTGAAAAGGGCACCGACATGACAAAAATCACCACATTGATCGAGAACGCCGGACAAATTCTGACCTGCGCCCCCGGTGCGGATGATCTTGTCGGTGCCCGAACCGATTGCCTTGTGGCGCTGGCTGGCGACAAGATCGCTGCCATCGGCACAAGAGACGAAATCGCCGCCGCCCACGACCTGGGCGGCGCGCAGCGCCTGGATGCGAAGGGCGGGCTGGTCATGCCGGGCTTTGTCGATTGCCACACGCATCTGGTGTTCCACAAATCCCGCGTCGAGGAATACGCGCAGAAGGTGCAGGGCCGCAGCGCCGCCGAGATCAAGGCGATGGGCATTCCGACCGGCATCACCGCCACCGCAAAGATGATGCGCGAGGCGAGCCACGACGACCTTGCGACAAGCGCCGCCGAGCGCCTGGCGCAGATGCTCAGCTTTGGCACCACCACCGTCGAAAGCAAGAGCGGCTATGGGTTGAACACCGCGACCGAGATCAAGATGCTTGAGGTGAACGCGATGCTGGCCGAACGCCAGCCGATCGAGATCGTCTCGACCTTTTTGGGCGCGCATGAATTCCCCGACGACAAGACGCGCGACGCGTATATCGCAGAAATCATCGACGTGATGATCCCCGAGGTCGCCCGGCGCGGCCTTGCCGAGTTCAACGACGTCTATTGCGACGACGGCTATTACACGGTCGAGGAATCGCGCAAGATCCTGCAGGCCGGGCTTGACCACGGCTTGAAGGTCAAGATCCACACCGACGCCTATTCCCACATTGGCGGCTCGACGCTGGCCGCCGAAATGAAGGCGGTATCGGCCGATCACATGAACTACACCGACCCCTCGGAATACGCGCAGCTGCGCGAGGCGGGCGTGGTCTGCGTGGTGATGCCGGCGCTCGATTTCGCGGTCGGTCATTCGCGCCCGTTCGATGCCCGCGCGCTGATGGATGCCGGCGTGACGGTGGCGCTGGCGACCGACATGTGCCCCGGCTGCTGGCTGGAATCGATGCCCTTTGTGGTGCAGCTGGCTTGCCGCCTGTACAAATTCTCGCCCGCCGAAGCGATCCTTGCGGGCACCCGACACGCCGCCATGTCGATTGACCGGGCCGACCGGATCGGCTCGTTGGCGCCCGGCAAACAGGCCGATATCGCGATCTTCCCCTATGCGCGCTACGAGGACATGGCCTATCGGCTGGGCCGGGGCCGCGCGCGCATGGTGCTGAAGGCGGGCGAGGTCGTGTTCGACGCGGGCGATACCCTCTGACCCCCCGGATAAACGCAAAAGGAACCTCGTCCATGCCGCATCTTTACGAAGTCGAGCATCTGCATCAGCCGGATGGCTGGCTCTCGCCTGGATTTCTTGAGGTCGGCGACGACGGCACGATCCTGTCGGTCTCGGCAACCTGTCCCGAGGGTCGCCGCGCCACGCCGCTGGCCGGTTTTGGCGTGCCGGGCCTGTCGAACCTGCATTCGCATGCCTTTCAGCGCGCCTTGGCCGGGCGCACCGAGTTTGTCACCGGCGCGCTGGCCGAGGACAACCTGTGGACCTGGCGCAAGGAAATGTACCGCATGGTTGATCGGCTGACGCCCGAGGCCTACGGGGCCATCGCGTCGCTGGTCTATCTGGAAATGCTGCAATTCGGCATGACCGCGGTGTGCGAGTTTCACTATGTCCACCACCAGCCCGGCGGCGCGCGCCATGCCAACCCGGCCGAGATGTCCGACCGGCTGATCGCCGCAGCGCAGGATACCGGCCTTGGCCTGACGATCCTGCCGGTGCTTTATGCGCATGGCGGCATCGGCAAACCGGTTGAACCGACGCAACAGCGTTTCGTGCATTCGGTTGATGAGTATCTGACGCTGATCGACACGCTGCGCGGACGGCGCGCGCAGAACGCCAACCTGAACGTGGGCCTTGCGCTGCATTCGCTGCGCGCCGTCACCCCGAGCGAGGCCAAGGCCGCGCTGGCCGGGATGCAGGCGATGGACCCCGCCGCGCGGCTGCATATCCATGTCTCGGAAACCACCCATGAGGTCGCCGAGGTCGAGGCTGGGCTGGGCGCGCGTCCGGTGCAATGGCTGCTGGACAATGTCGGGCTGGATGACCGCTGGTGCCTGGTGCATGCGACGCATCTGGATGCCTCGGAGATCGCCGGTTCGGCGGCCAGTGGCGCGGTCGCGGGTCTGTGCCCGCTGACCGAGGCGACGATGGGCGACGGGTTCTTTCCGCTGGTCGAGTATCACGAGGCGGGCGGGGCCTGGGGGATTGGCACCGACAGCCATTATTCCACTTCGATTGCCGAGGAACTGCGCATTCTGGAATGCGGCAAGCGGCTGGAACTGCGGAGGCGCAACGTGATCGCGCGCCCCGGCGAAGGGGCGGTGCATACGGGCCGCGTGCATTTCGATACCGCGCTGGCCGGTGGCGAGCAAGCCTCGGGCCAAGGTGGTGGCGCGCTGGTTGCCGGGCGACGCGCGGATCTGGTGATGCTGGACGCAGATTGCAACGTGCTGCTGGGCCACGGCCCGGCCACCGCGCTGGACGCCTGGATGCTGGGCGGCACGCAGAACCCGGTGCGCGACGTGATGGTCGCGGGCAGCTGGGTGATCCGTGGCGGGCACCATGCGCAGGAAGCCCGCATCAAGGCCGACTACCGCGCGGCGATGGCGCATCTGACGGCGTGATCTGCGACCGTTGCGCCCCGGTCACCGCGCGGGGCGCAGCGGTAGCGCCGTGTTCCCGACCCGCGCCACAAGCATCCGCACGACATCTGGCACCGTGCGCCTCGCGTCCACGTTGGTGCACGGCGTTCGATGATGCAAGACGCCCCTTTCCCGGCGCCTGGCGATCGGTTTGACGCCTTTAGCGCGTCGGCAGCGAGAACCGGTAGGACACGCCCAAGCCCAGCGAATAATTCTCGAAGGTGTTGGTATGCGTTCCCATGTATTGCCCAAGGGAAACCGTCGCGCCAAGCTGGCTGTAGAGCGACAGCCGGTCGTTTACCTGATAGCTGAGGCCAACCGCCGGATAGAGCAACGTTCCGACCTCATGCGCAAAGTCTACGCCGACGTCATTGAGCCCATACATGAGTTGCGCATAGCCCTGCAGCCGACCCGAGGCATAGCGCTGGCTTTGCCAACCGACGCCGACGAATCCTTCGGCGTATCCGGCATAACCGCGAAACGACGACGTCGCCGCCGCGACCTGGCCGGCAAGATACCAGCGGTCATTGAGCATGTAATCCGCCTGCACGGCGATCATCCCGATGCCGTCGCTCTGGCGACCGTTGTAGGTGATGCTGGACGTCGCACGGCCAAAGACATTGAGGCGAACGCCGCGCAAGGAATACTCGAGCCCCGATGCCGACGCGGTGTCAGAGGGGCGGCGGTGCGAGAGGTGATAGTTCAAACCCAGACCCACGCTCCAGTTGCGCGATGTGCCACGCGGAGCGATCTGGTAGCCCGCCGACAAGGTCGCGCCAAACTGGTTGTTGATCAGGTATTCCAGCGTCGCCTTGGGATAGATGATAAACCCCGACCCGGTATCAACCGTATCCGTCACCCAGCCGCTGCTGCCCAACCCGATCTGGCCATACAGATTGACGCGCGGCGACAGCGCTCTGCGAATCCCGAAGCCGCCATGCGCCTGATTGTACCAATGCAGACCCGAGATCCCGATATCGACGGCAAAGAACGAATAGACGTTCTGGCTGTGGAAATGGCTGAACTGCGCCGAGGCAACGCCGATGTCACCCGTGAAACTGCCCTGCGGGTTGATCTGTGCAAAGTTGTTGATCTGGACGGAGATGATGTTGTCATTGCGCGGGGAGTCGAACTCTGCCGCGCTCAATCGGCGTCCGGCATCCGCGTAGGAACCGACCGAGAAAGAGAACGGCCTTTGCACGAAGAAATTGACAGTCGTATCGTCGATCAGGGAATCAAGCACCGCGACCCGTGATACATTGACGCCAAAGCTGAGATTGCGATGGGTATAGCCGATCCCGGCATAGGCGCGACCATAGAAGCCTTCGCCCGAGAGCCGCCGAATGCCCGTCACGCTGTTGCCGCCCGCCGCAGCCCCGACCGACAGACCCGCGTTGACGAACCAGTTGCTGTCGCCGATGTAACGCTGCGCGTGCACGGTCGCGTCAGCACCAAAGAACCCGCCGTAATCGCCCCGCGCCACAGGGGCAAATGCACCCACACCGTAATACAGCCAGTCATTCGCGCGCTGCATATAGTGGATGCCGAACAGGTCGAACGCGCCGCCGTTGGACAGGGTGATTGCACTGTAGTCCAGCATGATCATCCCCGTGACCGGGCGAAGCTGCGGTCTGGGCATCTCGAGCGAGGGCGTACTGGTTTGCGCAAACGCCGTGGTGGCGGTGGCGATGGACGCGCCTGCCAAGGCCAGGCTGAGTGCGGCCGTCAGTCTCGATTGTGAACCGGCGCCGTTGACGGACCGCGAGGAGCGCAGAATTCGACCGGCAATCGACAGGCTTTTCGTGAGTCGCATAGGCGGCGTTTCTCTCAATCTTGTTCCGATTTTCGACGATGACCGCCGTTTCAACCGACAGTCCGCAATTGGTTTGCCGTTCTTGCACTGTGTGACGACAGTGCCCCTCGGTCAAGCGTCGCCGATTCGCTTTTTGCGAAGGTGTGCATCAGAAGCACATTTTTCATGCGTGACCCTGCCACGAACCCGTGTTTGACCGAGGTCGAGGCGCGCCGCACACCCGTGGGTTGCAGCCTTTCCGACGGCCCCGATTTGACCATAAGCCGCGCGTCGTTTACATCGGAATCCGGTTCGCGGGGGGGCAGCTCACCTGCGGAAGATCGGCAAAGGAAGACCCGGTGTCGAGGAAATCCTCAAGGATTTCGCAATAGGGTGCCACATCCATGCCGCGCGCACGCAACCAGTCATCGTTGTAATAGGTCGAGGTATAGCGCTCGCCGCTGTCGCAAATCAGCGAAACGATGGAGCCTTCCTCGCCCGCTTTCATCATCTGGTCGGCGATCCAGCATTGGGCAAAGAAATTTGTTCCCGTGGACCCGCCGACCCGCCGAAACAAGCGCCGCGACAGAACCCGCATTGCGGCAATCGACAGGACATCCGGAATCTTGATCATGTAATCAATGACCTCAGGGATGAACGAGGGCTCGACGCGGGGGCGCCCTACCCCTTCGATGCGCGATCCGGTGGCGCATTTCACGCCGCGATCCTGCGACACATAAGCATCAAAAAAGGCCGAGTGCTCTACGTCGGCAACGCAAAGGCGCGTGTCGAAATTGCGATACCGGATAAAGCGGCCAAGCGTTGCGGCGGTGCCGCCGGTGCCGGCGCTCATCACCACCCAACGGGGCTGGGGGTGCGGCTCTTCGGCCATCTGGTTGAAGATCGATTCCGCGATATTGTTGTTGCCGCGCCAATCGGTGGCACGCTCGGCATAGGTGAACTGGTCGAGATAATATCCGCCCGCGTTCTCGGCAATCTCGGCGGCGGTGCTGTAGATCTGATCGGCCTGATCGACGAAATGACAGCGCCCGCCGTAGCGCTCGATGGCTTCGACCTTTTGACGGCTGGTTTCACGCGGCATCACCGCGATGAACGGCAGCCCGAGCAGCTCGGCAAAATAGGCTTCGCTGACCGCGGTAGAACCCGAGGAGGCCTCGACCAGGGTCGTCCCCTGAAGGATACGCCCATTGCAGATGCCATAGAGAAACAGCGACCGCGCCAGACGGTGCTTGAGGCTGCCCGTCGGATGGGTCGATTCGTCCTTGAGGTAGATGCTGATGCCCTTGAGCCCGCGAAACGAGGGATTCACCAGATGCGTATCGGCGGACCTGCGACCGTCGCCTTGCAGAATCGTCATCGCGCGGCGCGCCCATTCACGATCCGGGAAGGGCGGCAGGCCGGCGGGATTGGGCGCAGGGTGGTGAGGCATGTTGGTCAACTCCAGACTCGTTGGGCCCTGACTGCCCGACGCGACCGGATCGGTGCGGGACGGGTTTTCATCAGGCATCGCAGGGGCACCGCGGTGCCGGGCAACGGTCCGAGAGTAGCGGGGCAACCCCTTGGGTTGCAACCTGTCCTTGCGCGGTGGCGCCCGGTTTGTGGGCCATCCGCCGCGCCCGGCAACGCGCGCGGTGACGGGCAGCGAGACCGCCGACAATCCCGGTGCGCAGGGTCGGGTCTGGCGCCTGGCAAAAGCAGGCGCGCGTCGGGGCGTGAAAAAGGTGCGTGCAAGCACGCACCCTACGATCCGTCAGCTCACAAGACCGTCTCGCGCCCATGTGGCGCGGTGAAATCCAGCGCGGGCCCGATGGGAACGACTCGCGTCGGGTTGATGGTGTCGTGGCTGTAGTAATAATGCCGCGTGATGTGGTCCATGTTCACCGTCTCGGCGATGCCCGGCACCTGATACAGAGCGCGGGTATAGGCCCACAGGTTCGGATAATCGACGATGCGGCGGCGGTTGCATTTGAAGTGACCGTGGTACACCGCATCAAACCGAACCAACGTTGTGAAAAGCCGCCAGTCGGCCTCGGTCACGCGGTCGCCCATGAGAAAGCGGTTTTCGGCCAGATGCGACTCGAGCCAGTCCAGCGTGTCAAAGAGCGGGATCACGGCGGCCTCATAGGCGTCCTGCGTCGTGGCGAAGCCGGATTTGTAGACGCCGTTGTTGACCGTGTCATAGATCCGATCGTTGATCGGTTCGATCGCCTCGCGCAGGTCGGCGGGCCAGAAATCGAGCGTGTTGCCGGTCAGCCCGTCAAAGGCCGAGTTGAACATGCGGATGATCTCCGAGCTTTCGTTCGACACGATTGTGCCGCGCTTCTTGTCCCACAGGATCGGCACCGTCACGCGGCCCGAGGCTTTGGGATCAACCCGGGTATAAAGCTGGTGGACGTAGGACAGGCCAAAGAGGTCATCGCCCGTCGCACCCGGATAATGTGCGCTGAGCACCCAGCCGTGATCGAGCATGTCAGGATGAACGACCGACACGCTGATGTGGTCCTGCAAGCCTTTCAGCGCGCGGAATATCAAGGTGCGATGCGCCCAGGGGCAGGCCAGCGAGACATAAAGATGGTAGCGCCCGCTTTCCGCCGCGAAACCGCCTTCGCCCGACGGACCCGCCGCGCCATCGGCGGTGATCCAGTTGCGATAGGCTGCCGTTGAGCGCTTGAACGCCCCGCCCGTGCTTTTCGTGTCGTACCATTCGTTGGTCCAGTGACCGTCTACCAATTGTCCCATGGGGCCCTCCGTGTTGGGTTAGATGTCGTCCGCTTGACGTGCTTTTCAATCGTCGGCACCGCGCAACGCCTGTGCAGCAGTGAACACCGGGGCGGAAATCGTGAAAAAAGACCGAGTGTTACACTCCTGCAACTTGTTTTTGTCATCATCCCGGACCAGCATGATTTTCAAGGAATCGGAGGACATGATGCTGGAATATCTGCCTGAAGACATCCGACGCGGGCTTGAAACGGCACGAAAGCGCGCCACGCGAAAGGGCTCGCGGTTGTGCGTGCATGTCGGGGAGCAGGTCTACCCGATCCTGACGCTGGGCGACACCGGTTTCACGGTCGATATGCAGCATGTGCCGAAATTGCGGGGTTTGGTCGATATTTATGACGGGCCGCGCCACCTGAGTCACGCGCTGATCATTGCCGCCAGCGAAGACGGGCAAACGATGACCTATGATTTCAAGCGCGAGTCGCTGGTGAGCACCAGTCAGATCCGCGATTATGTCGAAGAGCGGGACACGCCCGCCGGGTATCTGGCCACGCCAACCTGAAAGGCCGCGGCGTTTGCCGGAGGCGGAGCACCCCCCCGGCATCGTCCCGTCACTGCAAGTCGCTGAACGCCGCCTGAAGGCGCGACACGGCCTCGACCACACGCGAACGCGGGGTCGCGATGTTGAACCGCAGGAAGCTCTCGCCGCCCTTGCCAAATGTCTCGCCGTGGTTGGCGGCAATGCGCGCGTCTTTCTCGACCCGGCGCTTGATCTCATCACAATCCATCCCGGTATTCGCGAAATCGACCCAGACGAGATAGGTCGCCTGAAGCGGGATCACCGAAATGCCGGGGATTTTCGACACGCCCTCTTCAAGGATCCGGCGGTTTTCATCGAGATACAGGTTCAGCGCATCGACCCAGGCCGCGCCATCGGGGCTGTAGGCGGCGGTGACCATCTCCATGC
This region includes:
- a CDS encoding urocanate hydratase, which gives rise to MGKQEIVAKPEILYEVRAMGGNNLRCKGWKQESILRMLENNMENAEHPEELVIYGGIGKCARNWESYHAIVKSLQELENDETLVVQSGMPVAIFRTNTLAPRVVMATTNIMKATWPIFYDLQDKNLTIYAQYTAAPWEYIGTQGVIQGTFQTLVAIGDQAFGGSLKGRILLTAGMGGMGGNQPRAMTMLGGVCICADVDEVVVNNRLKVGYCDVIVHDFDEAVKLAKEAAAEGRPLGIALMGNAVDVLKKARDTGFMPDIITDMTPAHDPLSYVPAGVTVDEAREMRKADRDGYMKLAGASMIEQLKIMNEFMDKGVQVFEYGNSLRKEARDAGMPVDQAMKIPGFVAAYIRPLFCEGRGPFRWTCMSRDPEDLAKLDDLVEEMFADDDLVRNWIQLAREHIPIEGLPARICYLGFGQRKAFGMRVNEMVRSGEIKGPVAFSRDNLDSGSIVNPTFESERMLDGSDLISDWPYLNALLNVAAGADLVAIQENYSMGEAVHTGVTMIADGSAEADVRLAACLTTDSGIGVVRHAQAGYDIARKTAADRFAKDGVQVPLWWTPTATFGPDSASAPKKKNA
- the hutI gene encoding imidazolonepropionase, producing the protein MTKITTLIENAGQILTCAPGADDLVGARTDCLVALAGDKIAAIGTRDEIAAAHDLGGAQRLDAKGGLVMPGFVDCHTHLVFHKSRVEEYAQKVQGRSAAEIKAMGIPTGITATAKMMREASHDDLATSAAERLAQMLSFGTTTVESKSGYGLNTATEIKMLEVNAMLAERQPIEIVSTFLGAHEFPDDKTRDAYIAEIIDVMIPEVARRGLAEFNDVYCDDGYYTVEESRKILQAGLDHGLKVKIHTDAYSHIGGSTLAAEMKAVSADHMNYTDPSEYAQLREAGVVCVVMPALDFAVGHSRPFDARALMDAGVTVALATDMCPGCWLESMPFVVQLACRLYKFSPAEAILAGTRHAAMSIDRADRIGSLAPGKQADIAIFPYARYEDMAYRLGRGRARMVLKAGEVVFDAGDTL
- a CDS encoding formimidoylglutamate deiminase — its product is MPHLYEVEHLHQPDGWLSPGFLEVGDDGTILSVSATCPEGRRATPLAGFGVPGLSNLHSHAFQRALAGRTEFVTGALAEDNLWTWRKEMYRMVDRLTPEAYGAIASLVYLEMLQFGMTAVCEFHYVHHQPGGARHANPAEMSDRLIAAAQDTGLGLTILPVLYAHGGIGKPVEPTQQRFVHSVDEYLTLIDTLRGRRAQNANLNVGLALHSLRAVTPSEAKAALAGMQAMDPAARLHIHVSETTHEVAEVEAGLGARPVQWLLDNVGLDDRWCLVHATHLDASEIAGSAASGAVAGLCPLTEATMGDGFFPLVEYHEAGGAWGIGTDSHYSTSIAEELRILECGKRLELRRRNVIARPGEGAVHTGRVHFDTALAGGEQASGQGGGALVAGRRADLVMLDADCNVLLGHGPATALDAWMLGGTQNPVRDVMVAGSWVIRGGHHAQEARIKADYRAAMAHLTA
- a CDS encoding PLP-dependent cysteine synthase family protein; its protein translation is MPHHPAPNPAGLPPFPDREWARRAMTILQGDGRRSADTHLVNPSFRGLKGISIYLKDESTHPTGSLKHRLARSLFLYGICNGRILQGTTLVEASSGSTAVSEAYFAELLGLPFIAVMPRETSRQKVEAIERYGGRCHFVDQADQIYSTAAEIAENAGGYYLDQFTYAERATDWRGNNNIAESIFNQMAEEPHPQPRWVVMSAGTGGTAATLGRFIRYRNFDTRLCVADVEHSAFFDAYVSQDRGVKCATGSRIEGVGRPRVEPSFIPEVIDYMIKIPDVLSIAAMRVLSRRLFRRVGGSTGTNFFAQCWIADQMMKAGEEGSIVSLICDSGERYTSTYYNDDWLRARGMDVAPYCEILEDFLDTGSSFADLPQVSCPPANRIPM
- a CDS encoding glutathione S-transferase family protein: MGQLVDGHWTNEWYDTKSTGGAFKRSTAAYRNWITADGAAGPSGEGGFAAESGRYHLYVSLACPWAHRTLIFRALKGLQDHISVSVVHPDMLDHGWVLSAHYPGATGDDLFGLSYVHQLYTRVDPKASGRVTVPILWDKKRGTIVSNESSEIIRMFNSAFDGLTGNTLDFWPADLREAIEPINDRIYDTVNNGVYKSGFATTQDAYEAAVIPLFDTLDWLESHLAENRFLMGDRVTEADWRLFTTLVRFDAVYHGHFKCNRRRIVDYPNLWAYTRALYQVPGIAETVNMDHITRHYYYSHDTINPTRVVPIGPALDFTAPHGRETVL